A genomic region of Alicyclobacillus sp. SO9 contains the following coding sequences:
- the glf gene encoding UDP-galactopyranose mutase codes for MQFDYVVIGAGFAGATIAERIATVLKKKVLVIEQRSHIGGNAYDTVDENGILIHRYGPHIFHTKLPHVWEYLSEFTDWTTYHHRVLGVIDGKTVPIPFNYESLHQTFPPALAKRIEEKLTHQFQYNSKIPILRLLEESDADLQFLADYIYNKVFLNYTVKQWGVRPEEIDPTVTSRVPIYLSRDDRYFQDKYQAMPKKGYTKMFESMLFRENISLLLNTDYKEVLRADLETGDLFVFGQPFQGTVIYTGPIDSFFNYQFGELPYRSLNFEFEHYETEFYQSTGTVNYPNDYDFTRITEFKHLTAQTSSSTTIVREYPQSYVPGVNIPYYPVKNDENHALYRKYMQRAKDLRKVIFLGRLAEYQYYDMDAVVSKALKVFAEKINS; via the coding sequence ATGCAATTTGACTACGTTGTGATAGGCGCGGGATTTGCGGGTGCGACAATAGCAGAGCGCATCGCCACAGTGTTGAAAAAAAAGGTCTTAGTGATAGAGCAAAGGAGCCACATTGGTGGTAATGCCTATGATACTGTGGATGAAAACGGTATTCTCATTCACAGGTATGGGCCTCATATCTTCCACACCAAGTTGCCGCACGTTTGGGAATATCTCTCTGAATTCACCGATTGGACAACGTACCACCATCGGGTTCTTGGAGTCATTGACGGAAAAACGGTTCCGATTCCATTCAATTATGAGTCCTTACATCAAACCTTCCCTCCAGCCCTTGCCAAACGAATAGAGGAGAAGCTAACCCACCAATTTCAGTATAATTCAAAAATACCAATCTTAAGGTTGTTGGAGGAATCGGACGCAGACCTTCAATTTTTGGCTGATTATATCTACAATAAGGTCTTCCTGAATTACACAGTTAAGCAATGGGGAGTTAGACCCGAGGAGATTGATCCCACTGTTACAAGTCGTGTGCCGATTTATCTCAGTCGGGACGACAGGTACTTTCAGGACAAATACCAAGCAATGCCTAAAAAAGGCTATACAAAGATGTTTGAATCGATGCTTTTCCGTGAAAATATCTCCTTATTGTTAAATACAGATTATAAGGAAGTTCTACGTGCAGATCTAGAGACTGGCGACTTGTTTGTCTTTGGCCAACCTTTTCAAGGCACTGTAATTTACACTGGTCCCATTGACAGCTTCTTTAACTATCAATTCGGTGAGCTGCCGTATCGCTCTCTAAACTTTGAATTTGAGCATTATGAGACCGAATTTTACCAAAGCACGGGAACAGTAAACTATCCGAACGACTACGATTTTACAAGGATCACAGAGTTCAAGCACCTCACCGCGCAAACTAGTTCTTCCACCACAATAGTGAGGGAATACCCGCAGAGTTACGTTCCAGGTGTGAACATCCCCTACTATCCTGTTAAAAATGACGAGAATCATGCTCTTTATAGGAAGTACATGCAACGTGCGAAGGATCTGCGCAAGGTAATATTTTTGGGACGGCTGGCTGAATATCAGTATTATGATATGGATGCAGTTGTTTCAAAGGCACTCAAGGTTTTTGCGGAGAAAATCAACTCTTAA